A window from Corynebacterium accolens encodes these proteins:
- a CDS encoding 4Fe-4S dicluster domain-containing protein translates to MTNLLTEDAGRHGYDSYRRMAFFTDTSVCIGCKACEVACKEWNRNPVEGYDVTGDSYDNTGALGANTWRHVAFVEQNNDRIEKAREEGKQLISLGMPTIGGTPDEVDTTPPDTDTFRWLMSSDVCKHCTHAGCLDVCPTGALFRTEFGTVVVQDDVCNGCGTCVAGCPFGVIERRDDGGVSLKYDKTATVDYQDNSHAGINVLKKLKQRKPQGADHTPGEAMPIKNVGVAQKCTMCYDRLKQGEQPACSKTCPTDSIQFGTYEDMLAAAKERVRVLHEQGMTEARLYGANDNDGVGGTGSIFLLLDSPEVYGLPPDPRVPTADLPSMYKTAAKAIGGMALAVAGSFXXGGXK, encoded by the coding sequence ATGACTAATCTACTGACCGAGGACGCGGGCCGGCACGGCTATGATTCCTACCGCCGCATGGCCTTTTTCACCGATACGTCTGTGTGCATCGGCTGCAAGGCCTGCGAGGTCGCGTGCAAGGAATGGAACCGCAACCCGGTAGAAGGATATGACGTCACCGGTGATTCCTATGACAACACCGGCGCGCTAGGTGCTAATACGTGGCGGCACGTGGCCTTTGTGGAGCAAAACAATGACCGCATTGAGAAGGCGCGCGAAGAGGGAAAACAGCTTATTTCCCTTGGCATGCCTACCATCGGTGGCACACCGGACGAAGTCGATACCACTCCGCCGGATACGGATACGTTCCGGTGGTTGATGTCCTCGGACGTCTGCAAGCACTGCACGCATGCGGGGTGTTTGGACGTGTGCCCCACGGGCGCGCTCTTCCGCACAGAGTTTGGCACTGTGGTCGTCCAAGATGACGTGTGCAATGGCTGCGGAACCTGCGTGGCGGGGTGCCCCTTCGGCGTCATCGAACGCCGCGATGATGGCGGGGTATCGCTGAAATACGATAAGACCGCGACGGTGGATTATCAGGATAATTCGCACGCCGGTATTAATGTGCTGAAAAAGCTCAAGCAGCGCAAGCCCCAAGGCGCGGACCACACGCCGGGTGAGGCAATGCCGATTAAGAATGTGGGCGTCGCCCAGAAGTGCACCATGTGCTATGACCGCCTGAAACAGGGCGAGCAGCCGGCGTGCTCCAAGACGTGTCCTACCGATTCCATCCAATTCGGTACCTATGAGGACATGCTGGCCGCGGCGAAGGAGCGCGTGCGCGTCCTGCACGAACAAGGCATGACGGAGGCGCGGCTCTATGGCGCCAATGATAACGATGGCGTGGGCGGAACCGGCTCTATCTTCTTATTGCTGGATTCGCCAGAGGTCTATGGCTTGCCGCCGGATCCGCGTGTGCCCACCGCGGATTTGCCGAGCATGTATAAAACCGCGGCGAAGGCCATCGGCGGGATGGCGCTGGCCGTGGCGGGTTCCTTTTTKWTTGGRGGGSGCAAATGA
- the nrfD gene encoding NrfD/PsrC family molybdoenzyme membrane anchor subunit — protein sequence MSGFDEYRPPQPERPNRYRNFDGPKRKKKRKRPGAGAQDGSKEERMAEDFEFSSYYGRPVVKAPPWEWPIGGYFFLGGIAGGSGLLATGAQAAGNAPLRRATRVAAFGAAAAGSVFLILDLGRPERALNMFRVFKVTSPMSLGSWLLAGFSTAAAIPAVVEVDDATKRKLPLPKWLRASLGKAATPAGVVTGVLGGPLAGYTAVLLSNTSNPVWNDMKRHLPYVFVSSASAAASGLAMVTTPVKYAGPARALGMAAAASDIAATKVLENNMEPEPREELHHGTPGKLMRASEYLIAAGGVGSAVAAATKSRAVSVASGLALLAGSACTRFGVLNAGLEAVKNPATTMGPQKRRAERRRREQGLATDVLSAG from the coding sequence ATGAGCGGTTTTGATGAGTACCGGCCACCGCAGCCGGAGCGGCCGAATCGCTACCGCAACTTCGACGGGCCGAAGCGCAAGAAGAAGCGCAAGCGCCCGGGGGCGGGTGCGCAGGATGGCTCCAAAGAGGAGCGGATGGCAGAAGACTTCGAGTTTTCTTCCTATTACGGCAGGCCGGTAGTCAAGGCCCCGCCGTGGGAGTGGCCCATCGGTGGGTATTTCTTCTTGGGCGGCATTGCCGGCGGTTCGGGCCTTTTGGCTACCGGTGCACAGGCCGCGGGCAACGCGCCCTTGCGCCGGGCCACGCGGGTAGCGGCCTTTGGCGCGGCGGCCGCTGGATCGGTCTTTTTGATTTTGGATCTGGGCCGACCGGAGCGCGCGTTAAATATGTTCCGCGTATTCAAGGTGACCTCGCCGATGTCGCTCGGATCGTGGCTGCTCGCGGGCTTTTCCACCGCGGCGGCCATTCCTGCCGTGGTAGAGGTGGATGACGCGACCAAGCGGAAGCTGCCGCTGCCGAAGTGGCTGCGCGCGAGCCTAGGGAAGGCCGCGACTCCGGCCGGAGTGGTCACCGGTGTGCTCGGTGGCCCGCTGGCCGGATATACGGCGGTATTGTTGTCTAATACGTCCAACCCGGTATGGAATGACATGAAGCGGCACTTGCCCTATGTCTTTGTATCCTCTGCCTCGGCAGCGGCGTCCGGCCTGGCCATGGTGACCACCCCGGTGAAATACGCCGGTCCCGCCCGGGCCTTGGGCATGGCGGCCGCAGCCAGCGATATCGCGGCGACGAAGGTGCTAGAAAACAACATGGAGCCGGAGCCCCGCGAGGAATTGCATCACGGCACGCCGGGAAAGCTCATGCGCGCCTCGGAATACCTGATCGCCGCTGGCGGCGTGGGCAGCGCGGTGGCGGCGGCGACGAAGTCCCGCGCCGTGTCTGTGGCCTCGGGCCTAGCCTTGCTTGCCGGATCCGCGTGCACGCGCTTTGGCGTGCTCAACGCGGGCCTGGAAGCAGTCAAGAACCCGGCCACCACGATGGGCCCGCAAAAACGCCGCGCGGAGCGGCGCCGGCGCGAGCAGGGGCTTGCCACCGACGTGCTCAGCGCAGGCTAG